TCATTTTAGCGTATAGAATAACCAAAGAGCAGGTTGCTCTTTGGTATGACAACAGCTAGCGGAATAACTCAGCTTGAATTGGAATTAGTTCTAGTTGTTGTTGTAAGTCAGCCAAGTAAATTTCAGTGACTTTTGCAAGGTTTGGGTAGAAAGGGTTTTCTGTTTGCGTTTGTTGAACTAAAGCTAAGTAGCGGTAAGCCCAAGGTAATAAATGCTGCTCCAGCAATTCAATAATAGCCTCATCCTCGTCTTGTTCAGCAAGTGCTGAAATCGCCATCAACATCAAGCCAAATTGGTCTTCGGGTTCACGAATACCAGTATCGGTGACTAGCCCTTTTGATTGTAGTAAGTTGCGATAAGCCGCGGTCGACTCGCCCATCACAGTATTGTCGTGTTCAAGGTACACTGAGCCCCAAGGTGGCGCTGGCATAGTGCCTTGGCCTTCAAATAAGACAGAATAGTCATAAGTGATATCATCAGGGGACGTTTGGGATAACGAAGTACAAATAGTCTGAATTTGTTCTGAGTCCTCCCATGTATGCAATTGCGGTATTTCACCTAAGACTGGGTAGACGTTCTTTAACGTATCTGATTGCGGAGAGTAATAAAAAAACGCACCTAAAATGCGCAGTATAGTGGTGTCTAGCATCGTATTTTATCCATCTTGTTTGCGCTACAGCATGACATTTTAATCTGGCATCGTTACAGAATAATTTTTAGTCCTTAAACAAAGAACCCCAAAAGGAGTTCTTTGATAAGCTATCTTAACACAGTAACAACAAGGGGTTACATGGTGATCTGCCATAAGTTATAGAAAGCAATACGACCCGCAAGCTCAGCCAATAAAACAGCAGCTGCACAGGTGGCCAATGTTGCTTTTGGTGCACGTTGTTTCAGTGCTATTCCAACAAATGCGGCTAGGGCGATGGCTAAGACAACCACTTGGAAGCCCCAAAAACCGGTTTGTTCGCCGCTGAGAACAGGGCCTGTTTCTGTTAGGAACGCTTGGTATCCTGCACGGCTGGCAAAAATAGCGAACGTACCAATAAGGAAAGAGGCAAGACCTAGCCCTCGAGCGCCAATGGCAATAGCAAGTGCACCACCACCAACAAGCATGGTCATCCACATTTGCAACGTAGTGTAACCAGTATTCCAGTTAGCAATTGTTGCAATGTTATATACCTGTGGAATTGACCAAACAAAGGCTAATCCAGACACAACAGCCGCAATATTGGATAATTCGCGTAACACCGCATTTTTAAAGAATAACGTGAAAAACAAGGTTGCTGCTGCACATCCAACAAATACACCACTTAGGAAGGCTTCGTTACTCATTGGAGAACGACCAACACCCAGCAACATATTAAAGAAGCGCAGTGGTTGACCCACGTGCAATCCACCAATCACTAAGCCAATGAGCATAACAATAAACGCGACGATATTGGCGGTTTTTAACTGTTTGTCATCAATGGAACCCATTTTTCGGCTCAAATAAGCCAGCAAAAATAGCCCTGCGGCAGTTTGCCCTAAGACGGTGAAAAAAACTAATGGTAGCTCATGCATTTTACACCTCCGCTGGGTTTTTTAGTTCGCCGCTTTTATCGCCAAATGGCTTCGCGTCTTTATGGGGTTTGATGACAATGTTCGGGTTGGTGAAGCTAGGATCTGGCATTGGCGCGATCCCGCATTCAGTGCCGTGTAATTCACGCAGAACATTAATATCATCAAAATCTAAAGCGCGTTGTGGGCAAGACTCAACACACACAGGTTTCATGCCTTTTGCGACACGTTCATAACAACCATCGCACTTGCTCATCAGCTTTTTCTTCTCATCAAATTGTGGAGCACCATATGGGCAACGCAATTCGCAATAACGGCAACCGACACAAATAGACTGGTCGACAACCACTAAACC
The window above is part of the Providencia sp. R33 genome. Proteins encoded here:
- a CDS encoding TorD/DmsD family molecular chaperone; protein product: MLDTTILRILGAFFYYSPQSDTLKNVYPVLGEIPQLHTWEDSEQIQTICTSLSQTSPDDITYDYSVLFEGQGTMPAPPWGSVYLEHDNTVMGESTAAYRNLLQSKGLVTDTGIREPEDQFGLMLMAISALAEQDEDEAIIELLEQHLLPWAYRYLALVQQTQTENPFYPNLAKVTEIYLADLQQQLELIPIQAELFR
- a CDS encoding dimethyl sulfoxide reductase anchor subunit family protein; this translates as MHELPLVFFTVLGQTAAGLFLLAYLSRKMGSIDDKQLKTANIVAFIVMLIGLVIGGLHVGQPLRFFNMLLGVGRSPMSNEAFLSGVFVGCAAATLFFTLFFKNAVLRELSNIAAVVSGLAFVWSIPQVYNIATIANWNTGYTTLQMWMTMLVGGGALAIAIGARGLGLASFLIGTFAIFASRAGYQAFLTETGPVLSGEQTGFWGFQVVVLAIALAAFVGIALKQRAPKATLATCAAAVLLAELAGRIAFYNLWQITM
- a CDS encoding DMSO/selenate family reductase complex B subunit gives rise to the protein MKQYGFYFDSTKCTGCKTCQVSCKDEKDLDLGPKFRRVYEFGGGSWQKQDGIWQQNVFNYYLSISCNHCSNPTCVAGCPTGAMHKREEDGLVVVDQSICVGCRYCELRCPYGAPQFDEKKKLMSKCDGCYERVAKGMKPVCVESCPQRALDFDDINVLRELHGTECGIAPMPDPSFTNPNIVIKPHKDAKPFGDKSGELKNPAEV